The proteins below come from a single Plantactinospora sp. KBS50 genomic window:
- a CDS encoding oligosaccharide flippase family protein, whose protein sequence is MEVRAEVTAGGIRESVRRVRPPRLRGSAIRAGILRTAGVNMASVAAAGFGGVLAARALGPAPRGEYAAIMAWFGALLMIGQLGQTAATAYHVAREPEQARDYVATSRTIMVLTGLLTIAVGLAAAPTLGRHHAEAVWGYRAVFVTCLPTFIGASYTFALLAAHLALWNLVRITQPLAYLGLLGLLYLSDRLTLTTLVWTLCLTTVAQTGLAYLLCRRRGLAGGRSRPRLARPLIRYGLSQVTAAVPTTITGRLDQLVLSLVVAPAALGHYAVATSLTNLALPLVAAIGSVVYPRIAARTMSAESTTALQRRAVTASVVLSAGLLLALAVSASWVIPVVFGPEFRGAVPLVWLLAPGTAFLACGMVCADLLRGHGRPLAVARAQAISAVAMAALLAGLLPTMGLFGAALASTVAAGVALACMLRALPGRAAPAVPPTPAIQHQG, encoded by the coding sequence GTGGAAGTCCGGGCGGAGGTGACCGCCGGGGGGATCCGGGAGTCCGTCCGCCGGGTCCGGCCACCCCGGCTGCGCGGGTCCGCGATCCGGGCCGGCATTCTGCGTACCGCCGGGGTCAACATGGCCTCGGTCGCCGCCGCCGGCTTCGGCGGGGTGCTGGCGGCCCGGGCGCTCGGCCCGGCGCCGCGTGGCGAGTACGCGGCCATCATGGCCTGGTTCGGCGCGCTGCTCATGATCGGCCAACTCGGCCAGACCGCGGCGACCGCGTACCACGTGGCCCGGGAGCCGGAGCAGGCCCGCGACTACGTGGCCACCTCCCGCACCATCATGGTGCTGACCGGTCTGCTCACCATCGCCGTCGGTCTCGCCGCGGCGCCGACGCTGGGCCGGCACCACGCCGAGGCGGTGTGGGGGTACCGCGCGGTCTTCGTCACCTGCCTGCCCACCTTCATCGGGGCCAGCTACACGTTCGCGCTGCTGGCCGCGCACCTGGCGCTGTGGAACCTGGTCCGGATCACCCAGCCGCTGGCCTACCTCGGGCTGCTCGGCCTGCTCTACCTGAGCGACCGGCTGACGCTGACCACCCTGGTCTGGACGCTCTGCCTGACCACCGTGGCGCAGACCGGGCTGGCGTACCTGCTCTGCCGCCGGCGGGGTCTGGCCGGCGGGCGGAGCCGTCCCCGGCTGGCCCGCCCGCTGATCCGGTACGGCCTGAGCCAGGTCACCGCCGCCGTGCCGACGACCATCACCGGCCGGCTCGACCAACTCGTCCTCTCGCTTGTGGTCGCGCCGGCGGCGCTGGGCCACTACGCGGTGGCCACCTCGCTGACGAACCTGGCGCTTCCGCTGGTCGCGGCCATCGGCAGCGTGGTGTATCCGCGGATCGCGGCCCGGACCATGTCGGCCGAGAGCACCACCGCGCTGCAACGCCGGGCGGTGACCGCCAGCGTCGTGCTCTCGGCCGGCCTGCTGCTCGCGCTCGCCGTCTCGGCGTCCTGGGTGATCCCCGTCGTCTTCGGCCCCGAGTTCCGTGGCGCGGTGCCGCTGGTCTGGCTGCTCGCTCCGGGCACCGCCTTCCTGGCCTGCGGGATGGTCTGCGCCGACCTGCTGCGCGGCCACGGCCGGCCGCTCGCGGTGGCCCGGGCGCAGGCCATCTCCGCGGTGGCGATGGCGGCCCTGCTCGCCGGTCTGCTGCCCACGATGGGGCTGTTCGGCGCGGCGTTGGCCTCCACCGTGGCGGCCGGGGTGGCGCTGGCCTGCATGCTGCGGGCGCTGCCCGGCCGCGCGGCGCCCGCCGTGCCGCCCACGCCGGCCATCCAGCACCAGGGCTGA